DNA from Chryseomicrobium sp. FSL W7-1435:
TGAACACGGAGCCGTAATGGTTGTGGACGGTGCACAAGCTGCTCCACACTTAAAAGTAGATGTTCAAGACCTGGATGCTGATTTTTATGCTTTCTCTGGTCACAAAATGTGTGGTCCAACAGGTATTGGTGTTCTTTACGGAAAACAGCGTCACTTAGAAGTAATGGAGCCTGTAGAATTCGGCGGAGAAATGATTGATTTCGTCGGACTGCAAGAATCTACGTGGAAAGAACTGCCTTGGAAATTTGAAGGTGGCACACCTATCATTGCAGGGGCAATCGGCTTAGCAGCAGCGATTGATTATTTAGAGTCAATCGGGCTGGATAAAATCGAGCAGCATGAACATGAGCTGGCAGCCTACGCAATGGAGAAGATGTCTGAGATTGAGGGCATGACGATTTATGGCCCGACAGACCCTTCGAAACGTGCAGGAATCATTACATTTAATTTAAGCGATGTTCACCCACATGATGTGGCAACTGTTCTAGACATGCAAGGAATTGCTGTCCGTGCAGGTCATCATTGTGCACAGCCATTAATGAAGTGGCTCAACGTTTCAGCGACAGCACGTGCAAGCTTTTACTTGTACAATACAAAAGAGGATGTAGATCGTCTTGTAGCTGGCTTGCAGAAAGCAAAGGAGTATTTCAACGATGTCTATTAATTCAAATTTAGATCAACTTTATCGTCAAGTTATCATGGATCACTATAAAAATCCGCGTAACAAAGGTTCACTTGGGGAAGAAGCGGTCACGGTTGATATGAACAACCCTACTTGTGGTGACCGAATTCATTTGACACTACAAGTAGAAGAAGGCATTATCACAGATGCCAAGTTTGATGGAGAAGGCTGTTCGATCTCCATGTCTTCTGCTTCCATGATGACCCAAGCAGTCAAAGGCAAAACGGTTGAAGAGGCTATGAAGCTCTCTGAAATATTCTCAGACATGATGATTGGGAAAGACTATGATGATTCCATCGATTTAGAAGATATAGAAGCATTAAGTGGTGTCTCTAAATTTCCAGCACGTATTAAATGTGCAACGCTTTCTTGGAAAGCAATGGAAAAAGGGGTGCAGCAGCAAAATACAGGAATGGAGGAATAAATTATGGCTAAAAAGATGCCTGAGATTGGCGATTACAAATATGGCTTCCATGACAAAGACGTATCCATCTTCCGTTCTAAACGCGGGTTGACTCGTGAAATCGTTGAAGAAATTTCTCGTATGAAAAATGAACCGGCTTGGATGCTGGATTACCGTCTAAAAGCATTGGAGATTTTCTACGCAAAACCAATGCCACAATGGGGCGGGGAACTTGGCGAATTAAACTTTGATGAGATCACTTATTACGTAAAGCCTTCTGAACAAACAGAACGTTCATGGGATGAGGTTCCTGAAGAAATCAAGCGTACATTTGACAAGCTTGGTATTCCAGAAGCGGAACAAAAGTATTTAGCAGGTGTTTCTGCTCAGTATGAATCAGAAGTGGTTTACCACAACATGAAACAAGAACTAGAAGACATGGGAATTGTCTTTAAAGATACAGGTTCAGCCTTGCATGAAAATGAAGAACTTTTCAAAGAGTACTGGGGCACTGTAATTCCAGCATCAGATAACAAGTTCTCAGCATTGAACTCGGCTGTATGGTCTGGTGGTTCATTCATCTACGTTCCTAAAGGAATTAAAGTAGATACACCACTTCAAGCCTACTTCCGTATTAATTCTGAAAACATGGGGCAGTTTGAGCGTACGTTGATCATCGTTGACGAAGGCGCATCTGTTCACTATGTAGAAGGCTGTACAGCTCCTGTTTACACGACGAACTCACTTCACTCAGCGGTTGTTGAGATCATCGTGAAAAAAGACGCTTATTGCCGTTATAC
Protein-coding regions in this window:
- the sufB gene encoding Fe-S cluster assembly protein SufB, giving the protein MAKKMPEIGDYKYGFHDKDVSIFRSKRGLTREIVEEISRMKNEPAWMLDYRLKALEIFYAKPMPQWGGELGELNFDEITYYVKPSEQTERSWDEVPEEIKRTFDKLGIPEAEQKYLAGVSAQYESEVVYHNMKQELEDMGIVFKDTGSALHENEELFKEYWGTVIPASDNKFSALNSAVWSGGSFIYVPKGIKVDTPLQAYFRINSENMGQFERTLIIVDEGASVHYVEGCTAPVYTTNSLHSAVVEIIVKKDAYCRYTTIQNWANNVYNLVTKRTVVEANGTMEWIDGNIGSKLTMKYPACILKGEGARGMTLSIALAGKGQHQDAGAKMIHLAPNTSSTIISKSISKQGGKVTYRGIVRFGRNAHGARSNIECDTLIMDNQSTSDTIPYNEIMNDNISLEHEAKVSKVSEEQLFYLMSRGLSQEEATEMIVMGFIEPFTKELPMEYAVEMNRLIKFEMEGSIG
- the sufU gene encoding Fe-S cluster assembly sulfur transfer protein SufU; the encoded protein is MSINSNLDQLYRQVIMDHYKNPRNKGSLGEEAVTVDMNNPTCGDRIHLTLQVEEGIITDAKFDGEGCSISMSSASMMTQAVKGKTVEEAMKLSEIFSDMMIGKDYDDSIDLEDIEALSGVSKFPARIKCATLSWKAMEKGVQQQNTGMEE
- a CDS encoding cysteine desulfurase, with the protein product MNPTILSNFPILNQEVNGHPLVYLDSGATSQKPTAVIEAIKAYYEQDNSNVHRGVHTLGNRATEGYEGARDKVRGFINASSTKEIIFMRGTTTAINTVAASYGEANVEEGDEIVITYMEHHSNIIPWQQLAKRKKAVLNYIELEEDGTLSLENVRKAITEKTKIVSVMHVSNVLGVLNPIKEIAQIAHEHGAVMVVDGAQAAPHLKVDVQDLDADFYAFSGHKMCGPTGIGVLYGKQRHLEVMEPVEFGGEMIDFVGLQESTWKELPWKFEGGTPIIAGAIGLAAAIDYLESIGLDKIEQHEHELAAYAMEKMSEIEGMTIYGPTDPSKRAGIITFNLSDVHPHDVATVLDMQGIAVRAGHHCAQPLMKWLNVSATARASFYLYNTKEDVDRLVAGLQKAKEYFNDVY